One window of Tenacibaculum maritimum NCIMB 2154 genomic DNA carries:
- a CDS encoding TlpA family protein disulfide reductase: protein MKNILPAILSIVVSFTVITIGISLYENKSTTVNDRTKNTVKKSNKTNSSTSEKVAPAIRKTALPMPAEEVAVERTTAVTPAVAKDTSTEEEGNLTPNIVVADAQKSYEAWKTYYKENIDLMSTFTPLDNIGSKMNKGTFLSLLRTGAYIPIKLKGSNKRHYQLFNLSKTSDEKIAKEVKAAATIARLYYKMEGKKLPEYNFVDLDGVAYNKADTKGKILVLKCWFINCKICVEEFPELNKLVDRYKDNKNITFVSLAFDKGDKLKAFLEKKAFKYAVIPEQKKYMSKKLKIKQYPTHIIVDSNGTILKMVNNVYSLMNELDMITKEKTT, encoded by the coding sequence ATGAAAAATATTTTACCAGCAATACTATCAATCGTTGTAAGTTTTACTGTTATAACTATTGGTATAAGTCTGTATGAAAACAAATCGACAACTGTAAATGATCGTACAAAAAATACAGTTAAAAAAAGTAACAAAACTAATAGTTCTACATCTGAAAAAGTAGCACCTGCTATACGGAAAACTGCCTTGCCAATGCCTGCTGAAGAAGTAGCTGTTGAAAGAACAACTGCAGTTACTCCTGCCGTAGCCAAAGATACTAGCACAGAGGAAGAAGGCAATTTAACTCCTAATATAGTAGTAGCTGATGCTCAAAAAAGTTACGAAGCATGGAAAACCTACTATAAGGAAAACATTGATTTAATGTCCACCTTTACTCCTTTAGACAATATAGGTAGCAAAATGAATAAAGGCACATTCTTATCTCTCTTAAGAACAGGAGCTTATATACCTATAAAGCTAAAAGGCAGCAATAAACGTCATTATCAACTATTTAATTTAAGCAAAACTTCTGATGAAAAAATAGCTAAAGAAGTAAAAGCCGCTGCTACAATTGCGCGCTTATATTATAAAATGGAAGGCAAAAAACTCCCTGAATACAATTTTGTAGATCTTGATGGTGTTGCTTATAATAAAGCAGATACCAAAGGGAAAATACTCGTCTTAAAATGTTGGTTTATCAATTGTAAAATTTGTGTTGAAGAATTTCCAGAGTTAAATAAATTGGTAGATCGCTATAAAGATAACAAAAACATCACTTTTGTTAGTCTAGCTTTTGACAAAGGGGATAAGTTGAAAGCATTCTTAGAGAAAAAAGCTTTTAAGTATGCGGTAATTCCTGAGCAAAAAAAGTATATGTCTAAAAAATTAAAGATTAAACAATATCCTACACACATTATTGTGGATTCAAACGGAACCATTCTTAAAATGGTTAATAATGTTTACTCACTAATGAATGAGCTTGATATGATTACTAAAGAAAAAACGACATAA
- a CDS encoding DUF4920 domain-containing protein — protein MRNLLKVGFLMALFFISCKQVAKENQPQKADVSPVIPLSLGAKITKEKALSSTEAFGKIKALQVGDTLHVKLASTVSEVCSKKGCWMKLPLAEGVKMMVRFKDYGFFMPLDSKGKNVIVEGMAFVQETSIAALRHYAEDAGKTKEEIANITSPKKEFAFEANGVLLN, from the coding sequence ATGAGAAATTTACTAAAAGTAGGGTTTTTAATGGCTCTTTTTTTTATTTCATGCAAGCAAGTAGCGAAAGAAAATCAGCCTCAAAAAGCGGATGTTTCCCCTGTAATCCCCCTTTCTTTAGGAGCTAAAATAACTAAAGAAAAAGCATTGTCTTCAACAGAGGCTTTTGGAAAAATAAAAGCATTACAAGTAGGTGATACGTTACATGTAAAACTTGCGTCAACAGTGAGTGAGGTTTGTAGCAAAAAAGGGTGCTGGATGAAACTTCCATTAGCAGAAGGCGTAAAAATGATGGTTAGGTTTAAAGATTATGGTTTTTTTATGCCCTTAGATAGTAAAGGAAAAAATGTAATTGTTGAAGGGATGGCTTTTGTACAAGAAACCTCAATAGCAGCATTACGTCATTATGCAGAAGATGCAGGAAAAACAAAAGAAGAAATAGCCAATATAACAAGTCCTAAAAAAGAGTTTGCTTTTGAAGCAAATGGTGTTTTATTAAATTAA
- a CDS encoding MBL fold metallo-hydrolase encodes MKQLLITSLLLFIIAACTNHPPKSQKTAVTYQQYITILGTAQDAGYPHIGCKQKCCNDFYEGLQKKKRVTSLGLIDRKNKQKWLFEASPDIATQLADINRLHLQTTAIIDGVFLTHAHIGHYTGLMYFGREALGKQGTKVYVMPKMNTFLTNNAPWSQLVSLKNIVLTDLKDAHTVVLNNDLKVTPFIVPHRDEFSETVGYKISGNSKVALFIPDINKWQQWKKNIIEEVKKVDYAFLDATFLHQKEVKRAMTEVPHPFIEETINIFKKESIATKSKIIFIHFNHTNPTLHKNTKEKNEIKRLGFGFAEEGQNYEL; translated from the coding sequence ATGAAACAGCTACTTATTACGTCTTTATTACTTTTTATAATTGCTGCATGCACTAACCATCCTCCTAAATCACAAAAAACAGCAGTTACATACCAGCAATACATTACAATTCTAGGAACCGCTCAAGATGCTGGATACCCTCATATTGGCTGCAAACAGAAATGTTGTAATGATTTTTACGAAGGACTTCAAAAGAAAAAGAGGGTAACTTCTTTGGGACTTATAGATCGTAAAAATAAACAAAAATGGTTGTTTGAAGCTTCTCCTGATATTGCTACCCAACTTGCTGATATTAATAGGCTGCATCTGCAAACTACTGCTATTATTGATGGGGTGTTTTTAACACATGCGCATATTGGGCATTATACTGGTTTAATGTATTTTGGTAGAGAAGCCTTAGGAAAACAAGGAACTAAAGTATATGTTATGCCTAAAATGAACACTTTTTTAACCAACAATGCTCCTTGGAGTCAACTCGTCTCTTTAAAAAACATTGTACTAACTGATTTAAAGGATGCCCATACTGTTGTATTGAATAATGATTTAAAAGTAACTCCATTTATAGTACCTCATAGAGATGAGTTTTCTGAAACAGTGGGGTATAAGATTTCGGGGAATAGTAAGGTAGCTTTGTTTATTCCTGATATTAACAAATGGCAACAATGGAAAAAGAATATTATTGAGGAGGTTAAAAAAGTAGATTATGCTTTTTTGGATGCTACTTTCTTACATCAAAAAGAAGTTAAAAGAGCCATGACAGAAGTACCTCACCCTTTTATTGAAGAAACTATCAACATATTTAAAAAGGAATCCATAGCCACAAAAAGCAAAATTATTTTCATTCATTTTAACCACACCAACCCTACCTTACATAAAAACACAAAAGAAAAAAATGAGATAAAGCGTTTGGGCTTTGGCTTTGCTGAAGAAGGACAAAACTATGAATTGTAA
- a CDS encoding pyrophosphohydrolase domain-containing protein has translation MEKEIAAVREFHSVFKLGINNEPTTNIGGDRKMLRFNLMKEENEEYLEAAQNNNLVEVADALGDMLYILCGTIIEHGMQDKIVAVFEEIQRSNMSKLGKDGTPIYREDGKVLKGPNYFSPNIKKILKE, from the coding sequence ATGGAAAAAGAGATAGCAGCAGTACGCGAATTTCATAGCGTATTTAAGTTAGGAATTAACAATGAGCCTACTACTAATATAGGGGGAGATAGAAAAATGTTACGCTTTAACTTAATGAAAGAAGAAAATGAGGAGTATTTAGAAGCAGCTCAAAATAATAACTTGGTAGAGGTGGCAGATGCCCTAGGTGATATGTTATATATATTATGTGGAACCATTATAGAGCACGGTATGCAAGATAAGATAGTAGCAGTGTTTGAAGAAATACAACGCAGTAATATGAGTAAGCTAGGAAAAGATGGAACACCAATTTATCGAGAAGATGGAAAAGTATTAAAGGGACCAAATTATTTCAGTCCTAATATAAAGAAGATCTTAAAAGAATAA
- a CDS encoding tRNA1(Val) (adenine(37)-N6)-methyltransferase: MKIGTDAVLLGAWTAVNTYPDAILDVGSGTGVIALMLAQRSDAMTIDAVELDADAYAQTVENFEQSDWGDRLFCYHSDFKDFAKEIAAEEEEYDLIVSNPPFYTDEFETNNEARNKARFTSSLSFEELLAGVAKILAKEGRFSVIIPFKEEQNFVALALDNQLYLNRVCHVKGTPTSDVKRSLLSFSFGKKELVRETLVIETARHEYTEAYIALTHDFYLKM; this comes from the coding sequence ATGAAAATAGGTACTGATGCTGTTTTATTAGGAGCATGGACAGCAGTAAATACCTACCCTGATGCTATTTTAGATGTAGGGTCGGGTACAGGGGTTATAGCACTAATGTTAGCGCAACGGAGTGATGCGATGACAATAGATGCTGTGGAATTAGATGCAGATGCTTATGCACAAACAGTAGAGAATTTTGAACAGTCAGATTGGGGAGATCGTTTGTTTTGTTATCATTCCGATTTTAAAGATTTTGCTAAAGAAATAGCAGCAGAAGAAGAAGAATATGATCTTATTGTTTCTAATCCTCCGTTTTATACAGATGAGTTTGAAACCAATAACGAAGCAAGAAATAAGGCGCGTTTTACATCGTCACTTTCTTTTGAAGAATTGCTTGCTGGTGTGGCTAAAATATTGGCAAAAGAAGGGCGTTTTTCTGTGATTATTCCTTTTAAAGAAGAACAAAATTTTGTGGCATTGGCATTGGATAATCAATTGTATTTGAATAGGGTTTGCCATGTAAAAGGTACGCCAACATCAGATGTGAAACGGAGCTTATTGTCTTTTTCATTTGGTAAAAAAGAATTGGTTAGAGAAACGTTGGTGATAGAAACAGCACGCCATGAATATACTGAAGCGTATATTGCATTAACTCATGATTTTTATTTAAAAATGTAG
- the mnmD gene encoding tRNA (5-methylaminomethyl-2-thiouridine)(34)-methyltransferase MnmD, with protein MKREIIITSDGSTTIHLPDWNEQYHSKHGAIQEAYHVFIRNGLEALPIANISILEIGFGTGLNCFITFLEAQKKATSINYTGVEGYPIQKEELEKLNYVTALSAGSQSAIFDKMHEVLWNEEQEITKEFSLLKKQQFFEDIDEENAYDLVYFDAFGATNQPELWTEVIFEKMYKAMKKGGVLVTYSAKGSVRRAMQAVGFVVERLPGPPGKREMLRAVKTII; from the coding sequence ATCAAAAGAGAAATTATCATAACGTCAGATGGTTCTACTACCATACATTTGCCAGACTGGAACGAGCAGTATCACTCCAAGCACGGAGCTATACAAGAAGCTTATCACGTATTTATAAGAAACGGATTAGAAGCTTTGCCAATTGCTAATATTTCTATTTTAGAAATAGGCTTTGGAACAGGGCTAAACTGCTTTATCACTTTTTTAGAAGCACAAAAAAAAGCAACTAGCATCAATTATACAGGTGTAGAAGGGTATCCCATACAAAAAGAAGAACTTGAAAAGCTAAATTATGTAACCGCGTTAAGTGCTGGTAGTCAAAGTGCTATTTTTGATAAAATGCATGAGGTTTTATGGAATGAAGAGCAAGAGATTACGAAAGAATTTTCATTGCTTAAAAAACAGCAATTTTTTGAAGATATTGATGAAGAAAATGCTTATGATTTGGTTTATTTTGATGCTTTTGGAGCAACGAATCAACCAGAGTTATGGACGGAAGTTATTTTTGAAAAAATGTATAAGGCCATGAAAAAAGGAGGGGTACTTGTTACATATTCAGCCAAAGGAAGTGTTCGTAGAGCTATGCAAGCGGTAGGTTTTGTAGTAGAGCGCTTGCCTGGACCACCAGGGAAAAGAGAAATGCTAAGAGCTGTTAAAACAATAATATAA
- a CDS encoding peroxiredoxin-like family protein, with protein MSLSKILANTKEISAKNIPLEQLTIMQNSTKALKDVALSKKAIQPGSTLPVFNLVDATSKPVSLDDFKSDFLVVSFYRGGWCPYCNLELKALQDIIPQLKELGADLVAISPETPDNSLSTSEKNKLTFSVLSDLDNTYAKSIGLVFKMPEELREVYHSFNLHVDQSNGNKDYELPMPATFIVNKQREIIYSFAPEDYTERLDPEIILDVLKKQPVS; from the coding sequence ATGAGTTTATCAAAAATATTAGCCAATACCAAAGAAATAAGTGCAAAAAACATTCCTTTAGAGCAATTAACAATTATGCAAAATAGCACCAAAGCATTAAAGGATGTAGCTCTTAGTAAAAAAGCAATACAACCTGGAAGCACACTTCCTGTATTCAACCTAGTGGATGCCACTAGCAAACCTGTAAGTCTTGACGACTTTAAAAGTGATTTTTTAGTAGTTTCTTTTTATAGAGGTGGTTGGTGTCCGTATTGTAATTTAGAGCTAAAAGCCTTGCAAGATATCATTCCCCAATTAAAAGAGCTAGGAGCAGATTTAGTAGCAATTTCTCCTGAAACTCCTGATAATTCACTAAGCACATCAGAAAAAAACAAACTAACATTTAGTGTATTAAGCGATCTTGATAATACATATGCAAAATCTATAGGGTTGGTTTTTAAAATGCCAGAAGAATTAAGAGAAGTATATCATTCATTTAATCTTCATGTAGATCAATCTAATGGGAATAAAGATTATGAATTACCTATGCCTGCTACTTTTATTGTAAACAAACAACGAGAGATTATTTATAGTTTTGCTCCTGAAGATTATACAGAAAGACTTGATCCTGAAATCATTTTGGATGTGCTTAAGAAGCAACCTGTCTCTTAA
- a CDS encoding branched-chain amino acid aminotransferase, which produces MESNIRVELIKQSKIDTIDFNNLSFGSVFSDHMFVCDYIDGEWKNATIQPYGPISLNPSAKIFHYGQSIFEGMKAYKDTNGNTLLFRPLDNCKRLNKSAERLAIPQIPENMFMEGLKKLLEIDSQWIPTNEGSSLYIRPFIFATGEGFHASPANAYKLIICTAPSGAYFSGKVKVLIEEKYSRAANGGVGYAKAGGNYAGQFYPTQLAVEKGYHQVIWTDDNQHEYIEEAGAMNIFVRINDTLITSPTSDRILDGITRKSILQIAKDENIPVEERKITVSEVVEAAKNGALKEMFGAGTAAVISPIAAFGFKEKDYELPEITNSYASSLKKRITDIQTNKVSDPYGWRVTL; this is translated from the coding sequence ATGGAATCTAATATACGCGTTGAGCTTATAAAGCAATCAAAAATTGATACGATAGACTTTAACAACCTTTCTTTTGGAAGTGTCTTTTCGGATCATATGTTTGTATGCGATTATATTGACGGAGAATGGAAAAATGCTACTATTCAACCCTACGGTCCAATATCTTTAAACCCTTCTGCTAAAATTTTTCATTATGGGCAATCTATTTTTGAAGGAATGAAAGCCTACAAAGACACTAACGGCAACACCCTGTTATTTCGTCCTTTAGACAATTGCAAACGATTGAACAAATCAGCAGAGCGTTTGGCAATTCCTCAGATTCCTGAAAATATGTTCATGGAAGGATTAAAAAAGCTATTAGAAATTGATAGCCAATGGATTCCTACTAATGAGGGCAGTTCTTTATATATACGTCCTTTTATATTTGCTACAGGTGAAGGGTTTCATGCTTCGCCAGCAAATGCTTATAAATTAATTATTTGTACAGCACCTTCAGGAGCTTATTTTTCTGGAAAGGTTAAGGTTTTAATTGAAGAAAAATATTCACGTGCAGCTAATGGCGGTGTAGGATACGCAAAGGCTGGAGGGAATTATGCTGGACAATTTTACCCTACTCAATTGGCTGTTGAAAAAGGCTATCATCAAGTTATATGGACAGATGACAACCAACATGAATACATTGAAGAAGCTGGAGCTATGAATATTTTTGTTAGAATTAATGACACATTAATAACCAGTCCTACAAGTGATCGAATTTTAGATGGTATTACTCGTAAAAGTATTTTACAGATAGCTAAAGATGAAAACATTCCTGTTGAAGAACGAAAAATCACTGTTTCAGAAGTTGTTGAGGCTGCTAAAAATGGTGCTTTAAAAGAAATGTTTGGAGCAGGAACCGCTGCGGTTATTTCTCCTATTGCTGCTTTTGGTTTTAAGGAAAAGGACTATGAGTTACCTGAAATTACAAATTCATATGCTAGCAGCTTAAAAAAACGAATTACAGACATACAAACCAATAAGGTTTCGGACCCATATGGTTGGAGAGTTACCTTATAG
- a CDS encoding helix-turn-helix domain-containing protein produces MIYNIKNNDTLTPNGKSVCILLNGNITIEKSEKNQTIPSNSYFFFDTPFYILAASPYLEAFVIELTDDFLKTFPDIDKVAKKTTTYFKFQSINNVENKKHLINAIEKAKENKRLIESYMHILWSELFNDFALHNEKPTITERFSALIDQNVGKNYCAGDYAEMLQIPLKKLIKEVKKSEQKTPCNFITEKVIEKAKHKLLHTADTSQMIAYQLGFKDPYYFIKYFKKSVELTPTQYRNAFLKKV; encoded by the coding sequence ATGATTTATAATATTAAAAATAACGACACACTTACTCCTAATGGAAAAAGCGTTTGCATTCTTTTAAATGGTAACATTACGATTGAAAAATCAGAAAAAAATCAAACAATACCTTCAAATAGCTATTTCTTTTTTGATACTCCTTTTTATATTTTGGCAGCTTCTCCTTATTTAGAAGCGTTTGTTATTGAATTAACGGATGATTTTTTAAAAACTTTCCCTGATATTGATAAAGTTGCTAAAAAAACAACTACGTACTTTAAATTTCAAAGTATTAACAATGTAGAAAACAAAAAGCACCTTATTAATGCTATTGAAAAGGCTAAAGAAAATAAACGTCTTATAGAAAGCTATATGCATATTTTATGGAGCGAACTATTCAATGACTTTGCTCTTCATAATGAAAAGCCCACTATTACCGAAAGATTTTCTGCTCTTATTGATCAAAATGTTGGTAAAAATTATTGCGCAGGAGATTATGCTGAGATGTTACAAATTCCTTTAAAGAAACTGATTAAAGAAGTTAAAAAAAGCGAACAAAAAACTCCTTGTAATTTTATTACTGAAAAGGTTATAGAAAAGGCGAAACATAAGCTACTTCACACGGCAGACACTAGCCAGATGATTGCCTATCAACTTGGTTTCAAGGACCCTTACTACTTTATAAAATATTTTAAAAAGAGCGTTGAGCTTACACCTACACAGTATAGGAATGCGTTTTTAAAAAAGGTTTAG